A stretch of Lathyrus oleraceus cultivar Zhongwan6 chromosome 6, CAAS_Psat_ZW6_1.0, whole genome shotgun sequence DNA encodes these proteins:
- the LOC127097598 gene encoding uncharacterized protein LOC127097598, with protein sequence MDPSFIGTTPSTAENHHHTSNCADTMEFDERLDNLLRRDLSEFDFSLFDIPLPLSSQQPVTGGMPIDPVPAPAQPPQFQSFSKVSDNVNLIKTNRALAAYGRNRGGETVLGHRHDSNRVCLSSGSSAPSSYKKRMVIPAEKLAELEIADPRKAQRIIANRISAKKSKEKKKNYEKELEKRVELLQIKADTVTAERMMAMNEAMELTAEYKRIKDLIQSKLQHQEQQRAVIELMKDEANILEMQIHELNTAMADLSFGEPASQSQLQIPPQPEFYTPPQPPLVPPPPSSFGEPLLPPLPSSLGEPLLPPLPSSFSEPLLPPPPFPIGEPLEPLVPPPQSLFGEPLVPPQTSPFGEHLLPPPLTPFGEPFSDHFIGTSFSNNPWN encoded by the exons ATGGATCCGAGCTTCATCGGAACTACTCCTTCTACTGCGGAGAACCACCACCACACTTCCAATTGTGCTGACACCATGGAGTTCGACGAAAGGTTGGATAACTTGCTTCGGCGGGATCTTAGTGAGTTCGACTTCAGCCTCTTTGACATCCCATTACCGCTTTCTTCACAGCAGCCGGTAACAGGTGGGATGCCTATTGATCCGGTTCCTGCACCTGCACAGCCGCCACAGTTTCAGAGCTTCTCTAAGGTATCTGATAATGTCAATTTGATAAAAACTAACCGTGCCCTGGCTGCATATGGTAGAAACCGCGGGGGCGAGACTGTATTAGGCCACCGCCATGACAGTAACCGTGTTTGTCTCAGCAGCGGGTCCTCAGCGCCATCGTCTTACAAGAAGAGGATGGTTATTCCCGCAGAAAAGCTTGCGGAACTTGAAATTGCTGATCCCAGAAAAGCACAGAG GATTATTGCTAATCGGATCTCGGCAAAAAAATCcaaggaaaagaaaaaaaattatgaaaaagAGTTAGAAAAGAGGGTTGAGTTGCTTCAGATCAAAGCAGATACTGTAACTGCCGAGCGTATGATGGCAATG AATGAAGCTATGGAATTAACTGCTGAGTACAAGAGAATCAAAGACCTCATACAATCTAAATTACAGCATCAAGAACAACAAAGAG CTGTCATTGAATTGATGAAGGATGAAGCAAATATTCTTGAGATGCAAATTCATGAACTCAATACAGCAATGGCTGATTTATCTTTTGGTGAACCAGCCTCTCAATCCCAGCTTCAGATTCCTCCTCAGCCAGAATTCTACACACCGCCGCAGCCGCCTCTGGTTCCTCCTCCACCATCTTCATTTGGCGAGCCTTTACTTCCTCCTCTACCATCTTCCCTTGGCGAGCCTTTACTTCCTCCTCTACCATCTTCCTTTAGCGAGCCTTTACTTCCTCCTCCACCATTTCCGATTGGCGAGCCTTTAGAGCCTTTAGTTCCTCCTCCGCAATCTCTCTTTGGTGAGCCTTTAGTTCCTCCTCAGACATCTCCCTTTGGTGAGCATTTACTTCCTCCTCCGTTAACTCCCTTTGGTGAGCCTTTTAGTGATCATTTTATTGGCACCAGCTTTTCAAACAATCCATGGAACTAG